One segment of Castanea sativa cultivar Marrone di Chiusa Pesio chromosome 3, ASM4071231v1 DNA contains the following:
- the LOC142629696 gene encoding uncharacterized protein LOC142629696, with protein MSDGALTIVDGTQLRAADLTVVAAEDDADLMTGAKVLELAESRASSALFGLSLPQTLKSSALQSVNLNDEDDVVSFRQTHLSSDQASLKLNRYLTAIADQLKDDPLVISILDGNILRLFLDDEDDFAMIAEDLFTDLDAEDKGKISKNEIRNALVHMGVEMGVPSFSEFPLLNDILRKHGAEGEEELGQAQFAQLLQPVLQELAEVLAEKPIVVIQNIKVINGSKLKKLLDDEKELNNIVDKIWEEKHSGKEGLASVELIRGFLERNGTGLGLPPSEANEAVGLLYDAVFADVKDGKVAVEVEKDELGKLVKEILNKFAELLEANPVFHDTNH; from the exons ATGTCAGACGGAGCGTTGACCATCGTAGACGGGACTCAGCTGAGAGCTGCGGACTTGACGGTCGTAGCGGCGGAAGACGACGCCGATTTGATGACCGGAGCTAAGGTGTTGGAGCTGGCGGAATCAAGAGCCTCCTCCGCTCTCTTCGGTCTCTCATTACCCCAAACTCTCAAGTCCTCCGCTCTCCAAAGCGTCAATCTCAACGATGAAGACGACGTCGTCTCGTTTCGCCAAACCCATCTCTCATCTGACCAAGCTTCCCTCAAGCTCAACCGCTACCTCACCGCCATCGCTGACCAACTTAAAG ATGATCCGCTTGTTATATCAATATTGGATGGGAATATTCTCCGATTGTTTTTGGACGATGAGGATGACTTTGCAATGATAGCGGAGGACTTATTCACAGACTTGGATGCAGAAGATAAGGGAAAGATCAGCAAAAATGAGATACGAAATGCACTTGTCCACATGGGAGTTGAAATGGGCGTTCCTTCTTTCTCAG AATTTCCTCTGCTAAATGATATCTTGAGGAAACATGGGGCCGAGGGAGAAGAAGAATTGGGCCAAGCACAATTTGCACAATTGCTCCAGCctgttcttcaagaactagcaGAGGTGTTGGCTGAAAAGCCCATTGTTGTCATCCAGAATATCAAGGTTATTAATGGCTCTAAGCTAAAAAAG CTTTTGGATGATGAGAAGGAATTAAACAACATCGTTGACAAGATATGGGAGGAAAAGCATAGTGGAAAAGAAGGTTTAGCAAGTGTTGAATTAATCAGGGGCTTCCTTGAGAGAAATGGGACAGGGTTGGGCTTGCCACCATCAGAAGCCAATGAGGCAGTGGGTCTTCTTTATGATGCAGTGTTTGCTGATGTGAAGGATGGAAAAGTAGCCGTGGAAGTAGAGAAGGATGAACTTGGAAAACTTGTGAAGGAGATCCTCAATAAATTTGCTGAGCTGCTCGAAGCCAATCCCGTTTTTCATGACACTAATCATTGA
- the LOC142628577 gene encoding uncharacterized protein LOC142628577, which translates to MEATQSSRGSYAWQRILKGRDVLKRGARWRIGCRENVSVWNDAWLPSRDKPTMQSPMVEGFQEAKVRDLINLDSHKWESDLIKGLFTPQEAELILSIPLGQRRTKDKLIWPFVSLGNYTVKSAKMNLVQRKILTEGTCDHCRASPEIALHALWECPKLSMVWEENNQWCFRGNTSFTTFQALVQYVIDEGKGLEKFAMLVWAIWYRRNQVRVSQKEFPYNQIGPFAIQLLHDFVQVLPKRQLQSRRADGQHVQWQPPPVTKFKVNFDEAVFKEDKQAGLGVVIRNHQGQVIASLSENVVLPPSIEDVEALVAVRAVSFAAKLGVLSTVIEGDLEVVIKALKSEEESLSTFGHLISAAKLSMDGFSSLSFTHTRRQGINLAHSLDMLVVI; encoded by the exons ATGGAGGCTACGCAGTCATCTAGAGGGTCTTATGCTTGGCAGCGTATATTAAAAGGAAGAGATGTGTTGAAGAGAGGAGCAAGATGGAGAATAGGCTGTAGGGAGAATGTTAGTGTGTGGAACGATGCTTGGTTACCATCCCGGGATAAGCCTACAATGCAATCACCAATGGTGGAAGGATTCCAAGAAGCCAAAGTGAGGGATCTCATCAACCTGGATTCTCATAAGTGGGAGTCAGATTTGATTAAGGGCCTATTCACTCCCCAAGAAGCTGAATTGATTTTAAGTATTCCTTTAGGTCAGAGGAGGACTAAAGATAAATTAATTTGGCCATTTGTCTCTTTAGGTAACTACACGGTCAAGTCAG CAAAGATGAATCTGGTGCAGAGGAAAATTCTAACTGAGGGAACCTGTGATCACTGTCGTGCATCTCCAGAAATAGCCCTCCATGCACTCTGGGAGTGTCCAAAATTGTCAATGGTGTGGGAAGAGAACAACCAATGGTGCTTCAGAGGCAATACAAGCTTCACAACCTTCCAGGCGTTAGTTCAATATGTTATAGACGAAGGTAAGGGTCTAGAGAAATTTGCCATGCTAGTTTGGGCGATATGGTATCGACGAAATCAAGTGAGGGTCAGCCAGAAAGAGTTCCCTTACAATCAAATCGGTCCTTTTGCCATCCAACTGCTACATGACTTTGTGCAGGTGCTTCCAAAGAGACAACTTCAGTCAAGGAGAGCAGATGGTCAGCATGTCCAATGGCAACCTCCTCCAGTGacaaaattcaaagtaaattttGATGAGGCTGTATTTAAAGAAGATAAACAAGCGGGGTTAGGTGTAGTGATACGAAACCACCAAGGTCAGGTCATTGCATCCTTGTCTGAGAATGTAGTGCTCCCACCGTCTATTGAGGATGTTGAAGCTCTAGTAGCTGTCCGAGCAGTGTCCTTTGCAGCTAAGTTAGGAGTGCTTTCTACCGTCATTGAGGGAGATTTAGAAGTAGTTATTAAAGCCCTGAAGAGTGAGGAGGAATCACTGTCAACTTTTGGTCATCTGATTTCTGCAGCAAAACTGTCTATGGATGGCTTCAGTAGTTTGAGTTTCACTCACACTCGTAGGCAGGGTATTAATTTAGCACATAGCCTAGACATGTTAGTGGTTATCTAG
- the LOC142628575 gene encoding uncharacterized protein LOC142628575, translated as MGDFNELLKSSEKWGGSNRSQTQVQLFREAVDECGFIDLGFVGSQFTWQKHFADGHSIWERLDRALANNEWMLRFAESRVHHLSVTSFDHSPLWIRPKSLDLPRVAKPFRFEEMWLSDKGCTEVIKAVWSSQEGLDLSRRLLIEAEKEALQSGKNSRVRSLKADINDLMDKESRMWLQRSKVL; from the exons ATGG GGGATTTCAATGAGTTGCTGAAAAGTTCAGAAAAGTGGGGAGGAAGCAATAGAAGCCAGACACAGGTGCAGTTATTCAGAGAAGCAGTGGATGAGTGTGGTTTTATAGATCTTGGCTTTGTTGGATCTCAGTTCACTTGGCAAAAACATTTTGCTGATGGTCATTCAATTTGGGAGAGACTAGACAGAGCTTTAGCCAATAATGAATGGATGCTTAGATTTGCGGAGTCGAGAGTTCACCATTTATCTGTCACATCTTTTGATCATAGTCCTTTATGGATTAGGCCAAAAAGTTTGGATCTTCCACGTGTTGCCAAACCTTTCCGGTTCGAAGAAATGTGGTTATCTGACAAGGGATGCACAGAAGTGATAAAAGCAGTTTGGTCTTCTCAAGAAGGTCTAGATCTGAGT AGAAGACTACTCATTGAAGCTGAAAAGGAAGCTTTGCAGTCTGGGAAAAATTCACGTGTAAGATCTCTCAAGGCTGATATTAATGATCTTATGGATAAGGAATCACGCATGTGGCTACAAAGATCAAAAGTGCTATAG